One segment of Candidatus Thermoplasmatota archaeon DNA contains the following:
- a CDS encoding NUDIX domain-containing protein codes for MRRAVTSFLFNKGRVLLLKRSEEVGTQRGKWAGVSGYLEDDEDPVDRSRQEILEETAIGNPLLRKEGKPILARGNDTIWEVHPFLYEVDTRKITIDWEHVEYRWIRPEEISSYDRVTRLKRVLDSLM; via the coding sequence TTGAGGCGGGCGGTCACGTCCTTCCTCTTCAACAAGGGAAGAGTCCTGCTGTTGAAGAGAAGCGAAGAGGTCGGCACGCAGAGGGGGAAGTGGGCTGGTGTCTCTGGTTACTTGGAGGACGACGAGGACCCGGTTGATAGGTCCAGGCAGGAGATCCTTGAGGAAACCGCCATTGGGAATCCATTGCTCAGAAAGGAGGGAAAGCCCATCCTGGCACGCGGGAATGACACCATCTGGGAGGTTCATCCCTTCTTATATGAGGTCGACACAAGAAAGATCACGATTGACTGGGAGCACGTGGAGTACCGATGGATTCGGCCGGAGGAAATCTCAAGCTATGATCGCGTGACCAGACTGAAGAGAGTGCTTGATAGCCTCATGTAG